In one Dermochelys coriacea isolate rDerCor1 chromosome 20, rDerCor1.pri.v4, whole genome shotgun sequence genomic region, the following are encoded:
- the DDX39A gene encoding ATP-dependent RNA helicase DDX39A isoform X2 produces MAEQDVENELLDYEEDEEPQVVADAVPPPAKKDVKGSYVSIHSSGFRDFLLKPELLRAIVDCGFEHPSEVQHECIPQAILGMDVLCQAKSGMGKTAVFVLATLQQIEPVDGQVSVLVMCHTRELAFQISKEYERFSKYMPSVKVGVFFGGLSIKKDEEVLKKNCPHIVVGTPGRILALVRNKSLNLRSVKHFVLDECDKMLEQLDMRRDVQEIFRLTPHEKQCMMFSATLSKEIRPVCRKFMQDPMEVFVDDETKLTLHGLQQYYVKLKDSEKNRKLFDLLDVLEFNQVVIFVKSVQRCMALAQLLVEQNFPAIAIHRGMSQEERLSRYQQFKDFQRRILVATNLFGRGMDIERVNIVFNYDMPEDSDTYLHRVARAGRFGTKGLAITFVSDEGDAKILNEVQDRFEVNVAELPEEIDISTYIEQSR; encoded by the exons ATGGCTGAGCAGGACGTGGAGAACGAGCTGCTGGATTATGAGGAGGACGAGGAGCCCCAGGTGGTGGCGGATGCGGTGCCCCCTCCAGCAAAGAAGGACGTGAAAGGCTCCTATGTGTCCATCCACAGCTCGGGCTTCCGGGATTTCCTGCTCAAACCTGAGCTACTGCGAGCCATCGTGGACTGTGGCTTTGAGCACCCGTCTGAAG TGCAGCACGAATGCATCCCGCAGGCCATCCTGGGCATGGATGTGCTGTGCCAGGCCAAGTCGGGCATGGGCAAGACGGCCGTCTTCGTGCTGGCCACGCTGCAGCAGATCGAGCCGGTGGATGGACAG gtgTCGGTGCTGGTGATGTGCCACACGCGGGAGTTGGCATTCCAGATCAGCAAGGAGTACGAACGCTTCTCCAAGTACATGCCCAGTGTCAAG GTGGGGGTGTTCTTCGGGGGCCTGTCCATCAAGAAGGATGAGGAGGTGCTGAAGAAGAACTGCCCCCACATCGTGGTGGGGACCCCGGGGCGCATCCTGGCCCTGGTGCGCAACAAGAGCCTCAACCTGCGAAGCGTCAAGCACTTTGTGCTGGACGAGTGCGACAAGATGCTGGAGCAGCTTg acatGCGGCGGGACGTGCAGGAGATCTTCCGGCTGACGCCCCACGAGAAGCAGTGCATGATGTTCAGCGCCACTCTGAGCAAGGAGATCCGGCCGGTGTGCCGCAAGTTCATGCAGGAT cccatggAGGTATTTGTGGATGACGAGACCAAGCTGACACTGCACGGCCTGCAGCAATACTACGTCAAGCTGAAGGACAGCGAGAAGAACCGCAAGCTCTTCGACCTGCTTGATGTGCTGGAGTTCAaccag gtgGTGATCTTTGTCAAGTCAGTGCAGCGCTGCATGGCCCTGGCCCAGCTGCTGGTGGAGCAGAACTTCCCGGCCATCGCCATCCACCGGGGCATGTCgcaggaggagag GCTGTCCCGCTACCAGCAGTTCAAGGATTTCCAGCGCCGCATCCTGGTGGCCACCAACTTGTTCGGGCGGGGGATGGACATCGAGCGTGTCAACATCGTCTTCAACTACGACATGCCCGAGGACTCGGACACCTACCTGCACCGG GTGGCGCGTGCCGGGCGCTTCGGCACCAAGGGCCTGGCCATCACCTTCGTGTCGGACGAGGGCGACGCCAAGATCCTCAACGAGGTGCAGGATCGCTTTGAGGTGAACGTGGCAGAGCTGCCCGAGGAGATCGACATTTCCACGTACA TTGAACAGAGCCGATAA
- the DDX39A gene encoding ATP-dependent RNA helicase DDX39A isoform X1, translated as MAEQDVENELLDYEEDEEPQVVADAVPPPAKKDVKGSYVSIHSSGFRDFLLKPELLRAIVDCGFEHPSEVQHECIPQAILGMDVLCQAKSGMGKTAVFVLATLQQIEPVDGQVSVLVMCHTRELAFQISKEYERFSKYMPSVKVGVFFGGLSIKKDEEVLKKNCPHIVVGTPGRILALVRNKSLNLRSVKHFVLDECDKMLEQLDMRRDVQEIFRLTPHEKQCMMFSATLSKEIRPVCRKFMQDPMEVFVDDETKLTLHGLQQYYVKLKDSEKNRKLFDLLDVLEFNQVVIFVKSVQRCMALAQLLVEQNFPAIAIHRGMSQEERLSRYQQFKDFQRRILVATNLFGRGMDIERVNIVFNYDMPEDSDTYLHRVSSAAGESQAWPGTRGGGLTLWLLSQAHHGHRWGASLPTGSAQHWGPSTPGPATTLVSTVTGARGALAAGRYGPGCPGMG; from the exons ATGGCTGAGCAGGACGTGGAGAACGAGCTGCTGGATTATGAGGAGGACGAGGAGCCCCAGGTGGTGGCGGATGCGGTGCCCCCTCCAGCAAAGAAGGACGTGAAAGGCTCCTATGTGTCCATCCACAGCTCGGGCTTCCGGGATTTCCTGCTCAAACCTGAGCTACTGCGAGCCATCGTGGACTGTGGCTTTGAGCACCCGTCTGAAG TGCAGCACGAATGCATCCCGCAGGCCATCCTGGGCATGGATGTGCTGTGCCAGGCCAAGTCGGGCATGGGCAAGACGGCCGTCTTCGTGCTGGCCACGCTGCAGCAGATCGAGCCGGTGGATGGACAG gtgTCGGTGCTGGTGATGTGCCACACGCGGGAGTTGGCATTCCAGATCAGCAAGGAGTACGAACGCTTCTCCAAGTACATGCCCAGTGTCAAG GTGGGGGTGTTCTTCGGGGGCCTGTCCATCAAGAAGGATGAGGAGGTGCTGAAGAAGAACTGCCCCCACATCGTGGTGGGGACCCCGGGGCGCATCCTGGCCCTGGTGCGCAACAAGAGCCTCAACCTGCGAAGCGTCAAGCACTTTGTGCTGGACGAGTGCGACAAGATGCTGGAGCAGCTTg acatGCGGCGGGACGTGCAGGAGATCTTCCGGCTGACGCCCCACGAGAAGCAGTGCATGATGTTCAGCGCCACTCTGAGCAAGGAGATCCGGCCGGTGTGCCGCAAGTTCATGCAGGAT cccatggAGGTATTTGTGGATGACGAGACCAAGCTGACACTGCACGGCCTGCAGCAATACTACGTCAAGCTGAAGGACAGCGAGAAGAACCGCAAGCTCTTCGACCTGCTTGATGTGCTGGAGTTCAaccag gtgGTGATCTTTGTCAAGTCAGTGCAGCGCTGCATGGCCCTGGCCCAGCTGCTGGTGGAGCAGAACTTCCCGGCCATCGCCATCCACCGGGGCATGTCgcaggaggagag GCTGTCCCGCTACCAGCAGTTCAAGGATTTCCAGCGCCGCATCCTGGTGGCCACCAACTTGTTCGGGCGGGGGATGGACATCGAGCGTGTCAACATCGTCTTCAACTACGACATGCCCGAGGACTCGGACACCTACCTGCACCGGGTGAGCTCTGCCGCTGGGGAGAGCCAGGCCTGGCCTGGCACTCGGGG GGGGGGCCTGACCCTGTGGCTGCTGTCCCAGGCACACCATGGGCATCGGTGGGGAGCCTCATTGCCCACAGGCTCTGCCCAACACTGGGGGCCCAGCACCCCTGGACCAGCTACTACTCTGGTATCCACTGTTACTGGAGCAAGAGGCGCCCTGGCTGCCGGGCGGTATGGCCCTGGCTGCCCAGGGATGGGTTGA
- the DDX39A gene encoding ATP-dependent RNA helicase DDX39A isoform X3, with amino-acid sequence MDVLCQAKSGMGKTAVFVLATLQQIEPVDGQVSVLVMCHTRELAFQISKEYERFSKYMPSVKVGVFFGGLSIKKDEEVLKKNCPHIVVGTPGRILALVRNKSLNLRSVKHFVLDECDKMLEQLDMRRDVQEIFRLTPHEKQCMMFSATLSKEIRPVCRKFMQDPMEVFVDDETKLTLHGLQQYYVKLKDSEKNRKLFDLLDVLEFNQVVIFVKSVQRCMALAQLLVEQNFPAIAIHRGMSQEERLSRYQQFKDFQRRILVATNLFGRGMDIERVNIVFNYDMPEDSDTYLHRVSSAAGESQAWPGTRGGGLTLWLLSQAHHGHRWGASLPTGSAQHWGPSTPGPATTLVSTVTGARGALAAGRYGPGCPGMG; translated from the exons ATGGATGTGCTGTGCCAGGCCAAGTCGGGCATGGGCAAGACGGCCGTCTTCGTGCTGGCCACGCTGCAGCAGATCGAGCCGGTGGATGGACAG gtgTCGGTGCTGGTGATGTGCCACACGCGGGAGTTGGCATTCCAGATCAGCAAGGAGTACGAACGCTTCTCCAAGTACATGCCCAGTGTCAAG GTGGGGGTGTTCTTCGGGGGCCTGTCCATCAAGAAGGATGAGGAGGTGCTGAAGAAGAACTGCCCCCACATCGTGGTGGGGACCCCGGGGCGCATCCTGGCCCTGGTGCGCAACAAGAGCCTCAACCTGCGAAGCGTCAAGCACTTTGTGCTGGACGAGTGCGACAAGATGCTGGAGCAGCTTg acatGCGGCGGGACGTGCAGGAGATCTTCCGGCTGACGCCCCACGAGAAGCAGTGCATGATGTTCAGCGCCACTCTGAGCAAGGAGATCCGGCCGGTGTGCCGCAAGTTCATGCAGGAT cccatggAGGTATTTGTGGATGACGAGACCAAGCTGACACTGCACGGCCTGCAGCAATACTACGTCAAGCTGAAGGACAGCGAGAAGAACCGCAAGCTCTTCGACCTGCTTGATGTGCTGGAGTTCAaccag gtgGTGATCTTTGTCAAGTCAGTGCAGCGCTGCATGGCCCTGGCCCAGCTGCTGGTGGAGCAGAACTTCCCGGCCATCGCCATCCACCGGGGCATGTCgcaggaggagag GCTGTCCCGCTACCAGCAGTTCAAGGATTTCCAGCGCCGCATCCTGGTGGCCACCAACTTGTTCGGGCGGGGGATGGACATCGAGCGTGTCAACATCGTCTTCAACTACGACATGCCCGAGGACTCGGACACCTACCTGCACCGGGTGAGCTCTGCCGCTGGGGAGAGCCAGGCCTGGCCTGGCACTCGGGG GGGGGGCCTGACCCTGTGGCTGCTGTCCCAGGCACACCATGGGCATCGGTGGGGAGCCTCATTGCCCACAGGCTCTGCCCAACACTGGGGGCCCAGCACCCCTGGACCAGCTACTACTCTGGTATCCACTGTTACTGGAGCAAGAGGCGCCCTGGCTGCCGGGCGGTATGGCCCTGGCTGCCCAGGGATGGGTTGA